AATAGCTTGAAAAGTGTTGAAGAGAGGAAAGAAGATTATAATCGAGCACGTGCAAGAATATTTAATTCTAGTAGCTCTAGCTCCAATGTGAATCAAGAGACCGATCCAAGGAGGCAAGAAGTGTTCCGCCACGGTTCTTTAGGGGCATTAGGGGTGGAAGAAGCTTATTCTTCAACCGGAGCGGATGTGAATAGTGGCAGGGATTCTGTTGATTTCTCTAGAGGTACCATTAGGTCAGGTGAAAGTAGGACAGAGGAGCCAATTAGTAGGTCTAGGGGTAATAGTAAAGTGGCTATTTTTCGGGATCCTGAAGTTGAGCGAAATGACCCTGATTATGATAGGAGCTATGACAGGTATGCTAATATTCATAGTCTTTTTCATTGAACTTTGAACTATTTGTACAGTCATTGCCAATCTACCATATGACTTTTGAATcattttttaactattaaagGAGGTAAAAGAGGTTGACTTGGCGGGACAGGTAAAGGGTCAATACAATTAATTTCTAGGCGCGGGCCAAAATGGTTGGGCTGACTCaaactttttttattgaaaaatggtcaattattatattaagaaACTCCCATGTCAGGCAAATATGatcaaattttgttaaattctAATTCTTTGAATAGAAATGTTTtgaaggttttatgcattacgCCAAATTTGTACAGCTTAGTACTCATTTGACTCCTTCCGTTATCatctatttttgatttttatatgttGGATATAACACATAACCAGAACCTATCCGTTCAATTTTAAGTAAATGAGTCAGATTTAAATCCTCAAGTAACTACAGTAGTTTGGACCAGCTATTGATATATCATATTTGGCTTTGTTTTCTTATTACTTActtaaatcaatatatatatatatatatatatatatatatatatatatatatatgcaattgcCATAATGAGTCtttgaacttttaatattttgaagttttcattAAGAGATGGACATATTCTTGCCTGAATACTAAACTATAATTATTCTGGTTTTGCATTAGTATCTGGCTACATCTGCATTATTACTACAATCAACTCCTCTGGGCAGCATTTTTTGACCCATTCGCATATGAATGATAtaggttatgttttatctccaACTGgtaaatcaaaaactttttgCAAATGAACCGCCTTAGATGGGTCAAACACTTTGAAAGTGGCAGAAAGTGTAGTTTTATGTAATGTATAGTCTCCTAATTTCACTTGACGCAGATACTTTGTCTAATATAATAGTATGGTAATTTGTATTATCATATATTTAAGACACCAGTTATGTCTAAATTGGACAGAAATGTTGCAAGTCAAGCAACCTAATATAGTGATATGTTTATACATATACAACAGATcacccattttgacccgttatCTGGCACCCAAGCTTTCAAATTTGCTACTTCAAGTTTTGTTAAACGGATCGGTTGCTGATCCTCCATCTTGGAGGCCGGCTAACTTGTTAATTTTTTCAGTCTGCATTTGAAGTGGGTGTTTTAAGAAAATGCATTACTTGgtaaacaaaataaatcaaaagtaaaGGGATCGGTTGACCAAAATTGCTTCAATATCATAGCAACCAGTTGACTTTGTTCAGTGGCCATGCATAATAATAAGTCAATAACAAGCTGCTCTTTTCAGATATGCACAAAGATTTGATCCAGGCTTTGCGTTTACTGGTGGATCATATTCTGTACAACCTATGTATCCACCTGTTATAACCTACAACACTGAATTCCCCCAACTTGGTTCAGCTCATACTCATAGGGCTCAACATTTACCTGGACCATGGATTGCACCACCTTCATCCGCAGGCATTGGTTACATGCCCCAAGAGACAATGGTGACTTCATTTGATCCCAATCACGCATCTACTTTATACATGCAATATCCCTCTCAACGGTCTGGGATGACATTTATCCATCCCCATGAACAAGTTTACCAACAATTG
The Erigeron canadensis isolate Cc75 chromosome 2, C_canadensis_v1, whole genome shotgun sequence DNA segment above includes these coding regions:
- the LOC122589640 gene encoding R3H domain-containing protein 2-like isoform X1, translating into MNASVDNLEQPPPPPESWEVADVDASVSRLMLNSKHNNNNLSPDLSRNCYSDSGLVAPVKSYCVDQFLVDALQNPRERLSVLRMEQDVEKFIRDPSQHQMEFQQLPTSYLRLAAHRVAQHYSLQSTVLLDSSLPDGSGSRIIVHKTSECSIPSMRLADIPVKLPTDESSNNVVKVAIKQRPNKKSQILGANSDMQRSNSLKSVEERKEDYNRARARIFNSSSSSSNVNQETDPRRQEVFRHGSLGALGVEEAYSSTGADVNSGRDSVDFSRGTIRSGESRTEEPISRSRGNSKVAIFRDPEVERNDPDYDRSYDRYAQRFDPGFAFTGGSYSVQPMYPPVITYNTEFPQLGSAHTHRAQHLPGPWIAPPSSAGIGYMPQETMVTSFDPNHASTLYMQYPSQRSGMTFIHPHEQVYQQLTQSQQQQSDVSFGLARPR
- the LOC122589640 gene encoding uncharacterized protein LOC122589640 isoform X2 — its product is MNASVDNLEQPPPPPESWEVADVDASVSRMEQDVEKFIRDPSQHQMEFQQLPTSYLRLAAHRVAQHYSLQSTVLLDSSLPDGSGSRIIVHKTSECSIPSMRLADIPVKLPTDESSNNVVKVAIKQRPNKKSQILGANSDMQRSNSLKSVEERKEDYNRARARIFNSSSSSSNVNQETDPRRQEVFRHGSLGALGVEEAYSSTGADVNSGRDSVDFSRGTIRSGESRTEEPISRSRGNSKVAIFRDPEVERNDPDYDRSYDRYAQRFDPGFAFTGGSYSVQPMYPPVITYNTEFPQLGSAHTHRAQHLPGPWIAPPSSAGIGYMPQETMVTSFDPNHASTLYMQYPSQRSGMTFIHPHEQVYQQLTQSQQQQSDVSFGLARPR
- the LOC122589640 gene encoding R3H domain-containing protein 1-like isoform X3, with translation MEQDVEKFIRDPSQHQMEFQQLPTSYLRLAAHRVAQHYSLQSTVLLDSSLPDGSGSRIIVHKTSECSIPSMRLADIPVKLPTDESSNNVVKVAIKQRPNKKSQILGANSDMQRSNSLKSVEERKEDYNRARARIFNSSSSSSNVNQETDPRRQEVFRHGSLGALGVEEAYSSTGADVNSGRDSVDFSRGTIRSGESRTEEPISRSRGNSKVAIFRDPEVERNDPDYDRSYDRYAQRFDPGFAFTGGSYSVQPMYPPVITYNTEFPQLGSAHTHRAQHLPGPWIAPPSSAGIGYMPQETMVTSFDPNHASTLYMQYPSQRSGMTFIHPHEQVYQQLTQSQQQQSDVSFGLARPR